A portion of the Hymenobacter gelipurpurascens genome contains these proteins:
- a CDS encoding DUF6970 domain-containing protein has product MMRFPAFLTAASLCMLLGSFACQRNVVVTTPTDAPPAGTSGITSTPAPASANTVEPTPSQTEAQFDNTKRPAWLEKRIQYHLNEKKQNPPIQIMSYLYKGKRVYYETVGCCDQYTNLYTSDGKLLCHPDGGLTGRGDGQCTDFADARTEERVVWQDPR; this is encoded by the coding sequence ATGATGCGCTTTCCCGCCTTCCTGACGGCTGCTTCTCTCTGTATGCTGTTGGGCAGCTTCGCCTGCCAGCGTAACGTAGTCGTCACGACGCCTACCGATGCGCCTCCGGCCGGCACCAGTGGCATTACCTCTACCCCGGCTCCTGCCAGCGCCAATACCGTGGAGCCCACTCCCTCCCAGACCGAAGCACAGTTTGACAACACCAAGCGGCCGGCCTGGCTGGAAAAACGCATTCAGTACCACCTAAACGAGAAAAAACAGAACCCGCCTATTCAGATCATGAGCTACCTCTACAAAGGCAAGCGCGTGTATTACGAAACGGTAGGTTGCTGCGACCAGTACACCAACCTCTACACCAGCGACGGCAAGTTGCTCTGCCACCCCGATGGCGGCCTCACTGGCCGTGGCGACGGCCAGTGTACCGACTTCGCCGATGCGCGCACCGAGGAACGGGTTGTGTGGCAAGACCCCCGTTAA
- a CDS encoding thioredoxin family protein — translation MSTNTLVPVLTPDRLATAHTYASYRQLIDALQVEGKTTGTQQSEMLTHYTHLNVQRMQRLDKTTHILPELQAAAQSLKQQYVWLILTEGWCGDAAQIVPVLEAVGQVSQGHINTHYLLRDENLDIMDRYLTSGSRSIPKLVVLRADTLTEVAQWGPRPADAQALFLSLKASGATHEEYAEKVHAWYARDKTQATQQELLALVKRLA, via the coding sequence ATGTCTACTAACACTTTGGTTCCTGTGTTAACCCCCGACCGCTTAGCCACGGCGCATACCTACGCGAGCTACCGCCAGCTTATTGATGCGCTACAGGTAGAGGGAAAAACAACGGGTACCCAACAGTCGGAAATGCTCACGCACTACACTCACCTGAATGTGCAGCGCATGCAGCGCCTGGATAAAACCACCCACATACTCCCCGAACTGCAGGCGGCCGCGCAGAGCCTTAAACAGCAGTATGTCTGGCTGATACTCACGGAAGGGTGGTGCGGCGACGCGGCGCAGATCGTACCCGTGCTGGAGGCTGTAGGCCAAGTCAGCCAGGGCCACATCAATACGCACTACCTCCTGCGCGACGAAAACCTGGATATAATGGACCGCTACCTTACCAGCGGCAGCCGCTCCATTCCGAAGCTAGTAGTGCTCCGGGCAGATACGCTCACGGAGGTGGCGCAATGGGGCCCGCGCCCCGCCGATGCCCAAGCCCTATTCCTGAGCCTGAAAGCTAGCGGCGCCACCCACGAAGAATACGCCGAGAAAGTCCACGCCTGGTACGCCCGCGACAAAACCCAAGCTACGCAGCAAGAGCTGCTGGCATTGGTAAAAAGACTGGCCTAG
- a CDS encoding Ig-like domain-containing protein: protein MSATIAANNTISSYTIKTVPSGGSLYISTATTTALAAGNTLTPDQISQLQFDPNGARFGDLSFTYTATNNDGLESNTATYTIPVANVPPVAVNDVTVPVTRNQSASISVVANDTDTDKDAGGLGGIVNSTVDLDPDQTSIQQTRTLANKGTFTVNSSGVITFVPVNNYAGISTITYTVQDAQGLTSNQATIRVEVKNVTTAYDDSNEVEKNTTVSGNVILNDIDPQNTGFTVTVVAGKNTTHGALILNSNGSYTYTPATGFLGTDSFTYQACDKTGTPQCSQATVTLNVYDPAVQCISATGPNQLVNSSFTDGNIGFNTNYEYKANVAGNQELVPETTYAIGADASEYHPNFFGTGHGIGPASVVGNSFMMVNATSAIRTLYTQTFKVQPNRYYTFSAFFNNLLNSGGVDPEVGFVINGESTSGTITVATTPNEWVKYSDVWYSGDNTTATFEIRNLTLAAGGNDIGIDDLYFGTCNAVPVANNTLTTAIPSNTTPAAAIVKMDATDSDGSIVSYTIKSLPVFGTLYVNGIAAVVDKAYTPAENDKLTYLPAAGNNGNFTFTFLATDNSTSISNVATYTIPVGNTAPIAKNVTTAPAVPNIAAATAINPMNATDGDGTIAKYVIVTVPNPAHGTLYVGGTRVTAGQVEVLPAQLGQLTFDPTGSYAGNTTFTYYAIDNQNNISNTAIYTVPISNELPVAQNKTYNGMRNTASTTPLSALTATDADGFIASFTIASLPASGSLTLNGVLVSKDQTIQPDQASELSYTPAKSTTGNFSFTYYATDNLGGVSNIATYSIPVSGPLPVELAAFEVKAVGNSAQLIWNTATELRNDRFEVERSFTGQAFATVGTVKGHGTTNTGAAYRFTDANVRAQAASGTVYYRLKQVDTDGKATYSSVRTVGFSKQAASISVAPNPATTEATLDLTTLPLGQYQVAIFDATGRIVYKAGHAGGEQVGLAMSTWPTGMYLVVVQGGNGKFTQRLIKN from the coding sequence TTGTCGGCTACAATAGCTGCTAATAACACTATTAGCAGCTACACCATTAAGACAGTGCCTTCCGGTGGAAGCCTATATATAAGCACTGCTACAACCACCGCACTTGCGGCTGGAAATACACTCACACCAGACCAGATTTCCCAACTGCAATTTGACCCGAACGGTGCGCGATTCGGTGACCTCAGCTTCACGTACACTGCCACCAACAACGACGGCCTAGAGTCAAATACAGCCACCTACACTATTCCGGTGGCTAACGTACCGCCAGTAGCGGTGAATGACGTAACGGTGCCAGTAACACGCAATCAATCCGCCTCCATTTCAGTCGTGGCCAATGATACGGATACCGACAAAGACGCGGGTGGCCTAGGCGGCATAGTGAACTCCACCGTTGATCTGGACCCCGATCAGACGAGTATTCAGCAAACGCGCACCTTGGCAAACAAGGGAACGTTTACGGTTAACTCTAGTGGCGTAATCACCTTTGTGCCAGTAAATAACTACGCAGGCATCAGCACCATTACCTACACCGTGCAGGATGCCCAAGGGCTGACTTCCAACCAGGCAACTATCCGGGTGGAGGTGAAAAACGTTACGACGGCCTACGATGACAGCAACGAGGTAGAGAAGAATACGACCGTATCCGGCAACGTTATCCTCAACGATATCGACCCCCAGAATACCGGTTTCACGGTGACGGTGGTAGCAGGCAAGAACACCACCCACGGTGCCCTTATCCTCAACTCAAACGGCTCCTATACTTACACCCCCGCCACTGGCTTTTTGGGAACGGATAGCTTCACTTACCAGGCCTGCGATAAAACCGGAACTCCCCAATGCAGCCAGGCTACTGTTACGCTCAACGTCTACGACCCAGCGGTGCAGTGTATTTCAGCTACCGGCCCGAACCAACTGGTGAATTCTAGCTTCACGGACGGCAACATCGGCTTCAATACCAACTATGAATACAAAGCCAACGTGGCCGGTAACCAGGAACTGGTGCCGGAAACCACGTATGCTATTGGGGCCGATGCCAGCGAATATCACCCCAACTTCTTCGGGACCGGGCACGGAATAGGACCAGCTAGTGTGGTCGGGAACAGCTTCATGATGGTAAATGCCACCTCGGCTATCCGTACGCTGTATACCCAGACGTTTAAGGTCCAGCCGAACCGCTACTACACCTTCTCGGCCTTCTTCAATAACCTGCTGAACTCGGGCGGAGTTGATCCGGAAGTGGGCTTCGTTATCAACGGAGAATCTACTTCGGGCACTATCACAGTGGCTACCACCCCCAATGAATGGGTGAAGTATTCGGACGTATGGTACTCCGGCGACAACACGACGGCCACGTTCGAAATCCGGAACCTGACTCTGGCCGCTGGTGGCAATGACATCGGGATTGATGACCTGTATTTCGGAACGTGTAATGCCGTGCCGGTTGCGAATAACACGCTCACGACAGCTATTCCGAGCAACACAACGCCAGCCGCTGCCATTGTGAAGATGGATGCCACCGACTCCGATGGCAGCATTGTAAGCTACACCATCAAGTCGTTGCCAGTCTTCGGAACCTTGTATGTGAATGGCATTGCAGCGGTAGTTGACAAGGCCTATACGCCTGCGGAGAACGACAAGCTCACCTACTTGCCAGCAGCAGGTAATAATGGCAACTTCACGTTCACGTTCCTAGCTACGGATAACAGCACTTCCATCAGCAACGTGGCCACCTATACCATTCCGGTAGGTAACACGGCGCCGATAGCTAAGAACGTGACCACAGCGCCGGCGGTGCCTAACATTGCAGCGGCTACAGCCATCAACCCGATGAATGCGACGGATGGCGATGGCACTATTGCTAAGTATGTGATTGTGACGGTGCCCAACCCGGCTCACGGAACGCTGTATGTGGGTGGCACACGAGTAACGGCCGGCCAAGTTGAGGTGCTGCCTGCTCAGCTCGGTCAGCTCACGTTTGACCCCACCGGCTCTTACGCGGGCAATACGACCTTCACGTACTACGCTATCGATAACCAGAACAACATTTCTAACACGGCCATCTACACAGTGCCTATCAGCAATGAGTTGCCGGTAGCACAGAACAAGACCTACAACGGCATGCGCAATACGGCCAGCACCACGCCTCTGAGCGCGCTGACCGCTACGGACGCCGATGGCTTTATTGCTTCTTTCACCATTGCATCGTTGCCTGCAAGTGGCTCATTGACGCTGAATGGTGTACTAGTAAGCAAGGACCAAACGATTCAGCCGGACCAGGCCAGCGAGTTGTCGTACACGCCCGCGAAGTCGACAACGGGTAATTTCTCGTTCACTTACTACGCTACAGACAACCTGGGTGGCGTTTCCAATATCGCTACCTATAGCATTCCGGTTAGCGGACCGCTTCCTGTTGAACTGGCTGCGTTCGAGGTGAAAGCTGTGGGCAACAGCGCTCAGCTTATCTGGAATACGGCTACGGAACTGCGCAACGACCGTTTCGAGGTAGAGCGCAGCTTCACCGGCCAGGCATTTGCGACGGTTGGCACCGTGAAGGGCCATGGCACCACGAATACCGGCGCGGCTTACCGCTTCACCGATGCCAACGTGCGGGCGCAGGCTGCCAGCGGCACCGTGTACTACCGCCTCAAGCAGGTAGATACCGACGGAAAGGCTACTTACAGCTCTGTGCGCACTGTTGGCTTCAGCAAGCAAGCCGCTTCCATTAGTGTAGCACCTAACCCCGCTACTACCGAGGCTACGCTGGACCTGACGACCTTGCCCCTAGGCCAGTATCAGGTAGCTATTTTCGATGCCACGGGCCGCATCGTGTACAAAGCAGGCCACGCGGGCGGTGAGCAAGTTGGTCTTGCCATGAGCACCTGGCCTACCGGCATGTATTTGGTGGTGGTGCAGGGCGGCAACGGGAAGTTTACCCAGCGCCTCATCAAGAACTAG
- a CDS encoding GNAT family N-acetyltransferase — MDFARCIALENSRVRLRPLELTDFEDLKAVAFDPEVWRFLTTPMPRNSVDLAAYLAQAVRDREAGKRYPFAIIDKESGRVVGSTSYGNIALDDKRLEIGWTWLGSEYQRTGINRAAKHLLLKYAFGELGCERVELKTDARNWKSREAMRRMGATEEGTLRSHCLTQGGLRRDSVYFSILKSEWDQLCHTVFQQFDARG; from the coding sequence ATGGATTTTGCCCGTTGTATTGCGCTGGAAAATAGCCGTGTTCGCCTTCGCCCACTGGAGCTTACCGATTTCGAGGACCTAAAGGCCGTTGCCTTCGACCCCGAAGTGTGGCGCTTCCTGACCACGCCCATGCCCCGGAATAGCGTGGATCTGGCCGCCTACCTTGCCCAGGCCGTCCGCGACCGGGAGGCTGGCAAGCGCTACCCCTTTGCCATTATCGATAAGGAAAGCGGCCGGGTGGTGGGCAGCACCAGCTATGGCAACATTGCGCTGGATGATAAGCGCCTGGAAATTGGCTGGACGTGGCTGGGAAGCGAGTATCAGCGGACGGGCATCAACCGGGCGGCCAAACACCTGCTGCTGAAGTATGCATTCGGGGAGCTGGGCTGCGAGCGGGTAGAGCTCAAAACCGATGCCCGCAACTGGAAATCCAGAGAGGCTATGCGCCGCATGGGCGCTACGGAAGAAGGCACGTTGCGTAGCCACTGCCTCACGCAGGGTGGCCTACGCCGCGACTCCGTGTACTTCAGCATTCTGAAATCGGAGTGGGACCAGCTCTGCCATACGGTGTTTCAGCAGTTTGATGCCCGTGGATAA
- a CDS encoding DinB family protein produces MINTNEKLGAYNVWANDTLLRHLDGLVATGATIPASALRLFSHVLNAQAIWLGRLTSTPSPVKVWQEHDLATLHYWHEQTSERFHQYGIQADDTELQRLITYTNSIGEAYTSQVSDILTHVPVHANYHRAQVARDLRQNGLEPINTDFITYCRELSAQAATADVPSL; encoded by the coding sequence ATGATTAACACCAACGAAAAGCTGGGGGCCTACAATGTGTGGGCCAACGACACCCTGCTGCGTCATCTGGATGGCCTAGTGGCCACCGGCGCTACCATTCCGGCCAGCGCACTACGTCTGTTCAGTCACGTACTGAATGCGCAGGCTATTTGGCTGGGCCGCCTCACGAGCACCCCCAGCCCCGTAAAAGTATGGCAGGAGCACGATTTGGCTACGCTGCACTATTGGCACGAGCAAACCTCAGAGCGTTTCCACCAGTACGGCATCCAGGCTGATGACACGGAACTGCAGCGCCTGATTACCTACACCAACTCCATTGGAGAGGCCTACACCAGCCAGGTATCGGATATTCTGACCCATGTGCCGGTGCACGCCAACTACCACCGGGCCCAGGTAGCCCGCGACCTGCGCCAGAACGGCCTGGAGCCCATCAACACAGACTTTATTACCTACTGCCGCGAGCTATCCGCGCAGGCCGCTACTGCCGACGTGCCCAGCCTGTAA
- a CDS encoding diacylglycerol kinase family protein has product MDNTPSPRSGMMRRRAASFGFAFRGVWAALRSEVHLQFHAAATVVTIGLGLYFGLERWEWVAVAVAIGAVWSAELVNTAIEAVVNLVSPEYHPLAGRAKDVAAGAVLVMAVAALVVGLLIFGPRVWALLA; this is encoded by the coding sequence GTGGATAACACACCGTCGCCTCGCTCAGGCATGATGCGCCGCCGGGCAGCTAGCTTCGGCTTTGCCTTTCGGGGCGTGTGGGCGGCGCTGCGCTCGGAAGTGCATCTGCAGTTTCATGCCGCTGCTACGGTAGTAACTATAGGCCTAGGCCTGTATTTTGGGCTGGAGCGCTGGGAATGGGTGGCCGTGGCGGTAGCCATCGGGGCCGTGTGGAGCGCGGAGCTGGTGAATACAGCCATTGAAGCGGTGGTAAATCTGGTGTCGCCGGAGTACCACCCGCTGGCCGGGCGGGCTAAGGATGTAGCGGCCGGCGCAGTGCTGGTGATGGCCGTGGCGGCCCTGGTAGTAGGCCTCCTGATTTTCGGGCCCCGGGTATGGGCGCTCCTGGCCTAG
- the fumC gene encoding class II fumarate hydratase, with protein MTQFRTEKDTMGTVQVPADAYYGAQTQRSIDNFQIAQDINRMPKEIIRAFAYLKKAAALTNRDAGILDADKAELIGRVCDEILEGKLDKEFPLVVWQTGSGTQSNMNVNEVVAYRGHVLQGGNLLDEKKVLAPNDDVNKSQSSNDTFPTAMHIAAYKILVETTIPGIEKLRDTLKSKSEQFMHIVKIGRTHLMDATPLTVGQEFSGYVSQLDHGLRAIKNTLAHLSELALGGTAVGTGINTPAGYSENVAKHIADLTGLPFITAENKFEALAAHDAIVEAHGALKTVAASLMKIGNDIRLLASGPRAGIGELHIPDNEPGSSIMPGKVNPTQCEAMTMVAAQVMGNDVAINIGGMNGHFELNVFKPVMIYNFLHSARLIGDVCVSFNDKCAVGIEPLEANIKKHVDSSLMLVTALNPHIGYYKAAEIAQTAHKNGSTLKETALQLGYLTEEQFTEWLKPEDMVGEIKK; from the coding sequence ATGACTCAGTTCCGCACCGAGAAAGATACCATGGGCACCGTGCAGGTTCCCGCCGACGCCTATTACGGCGCCCAAACTCAGCGCAGCATCGATAACTTCCAGATTGCCCAGGACATCAACCGGATGCCCAAGGAAATCATCCGCGCCTTTGCCTACCTCAAGAAAGCCGCCGCCCTCACCAACCGCGACGCCGGCATCCTCGACGCCGACAAAGCCGAGCTGATCGGCCGCGTCTGCGACGAAATCCTGGAAGGCAAGCTGGATAAGGAGTTCCCGCTGGTGGTGTGGCAAACCGGCTCGGGCACGCAGAGCAACATGAACGTGAACGAAGTAGTGGCCTACCGCGGCCACGTGCTGCAGGGCGGCAACCTCCTGGATGAGAAGAAAGTGCTGGCTCCGAACGACGACGTGAATAAGTCGCAGAGCTCAAACGACACGTTCCCGACGGCCATGCACATTGCCGCCTACAAGATTCTGGTAGAAACCACCATTCCCGGCATCGAGAAGCTGCGCGACACGCTGAAAAGCAAGAGCGAGCAGTTCATGCACATCGTGAAAATCGGCCGCACCCACCTCATGGACGCCACGCCCCTGACCGTAGGCCAGGAGTTTTCGGGCTACGTATCGCAGCTCGACCACGGCCTGCGCGCCATCAAAAACACGCTGGCTCACCTCTCGGAGCTGGCTTTGGGCGGCACGGCGGTAGGTACCGGCATCAACACACCCGCCGGCTACTCCGAGAACGTGGCCAAGCACATTGCTGACCTGACGGGCCTCCCGTTCATCACGGCTGAAAACAAGTTTGAGGCCCTGGCCGCCCACGACGCCATCGTGGAAGCTCACGGCGCCCTGAAAACGGTAGCGGCTTCGCTGATGAAAATCGGCAATGATATCCGTCTGCTGGCTTCGGGTCCGCGTGCCGGCATTGGCGAACTGCATATTCCTGATAATGAGCCCGGTTCGAGCATCATGCCCGGCAAGGTAAACCCCACCCAGTGCGAAGCCATGACCATGGTTGCCGCGCAGGTAATGGGCAACGACGTTGCTATCAACATCGGCGGCATGAACGGCCACTTCGAGCTGAACGTGTTCAAGCCCGTGATGATCTACAACTTCCTGCACTCTGCCCGCCTGATTGGTGATGTGTGCGTGTCGTTCAATGATAAGTGCGCCGTGGGCATTGAGCCCCTGGAAGCCAACATCAAGAAGCACGTAGATAGCAGCCTGATGCTGGTAACGGCCCTGAACCCGCACATCGGCTACTACAAAGCCGCCGAAATTGCCCAGACGGCCCACAAAAACGGCTCTACTCTCAAGGAAACCGCGCTGCAGCTCGGCTACCTCACCGAGGAGCAGTTCACGGAGTGGCTGAAGCCCGAGGACATGGTAGGCGAGATTAAGAAGTAA